The nucleotide window CGGAACCACAGCGACGGCAGCACGTGCAGCGTCTCCGCCTCGGGGCCGCGGTTGGAGACGGTCACCACGATGCACATGTCGTCGACGCCGGCCTTGGCGTAGTCGACGGTGACGGCCCAGAACCGGTCCTCGTCGAAGACGCCGGTGTCGATCAGCTCGAACTCGGGGTCCTCCCGCGACCGGTGCCCGTTGACCCGGACCAGCTCGTCGTAGGGGAAGGCGGCCTGCGGATAGTGGTAGCGCCAGCTCATCCACGAGTGGGTCGGCGTCGAGTCCTGGTACCACCAGTAGTCCTTGGCGTCCTCGCCGTGGTTGCCGCCGTCGCCGCCGAGGCCGAACATCCGCTCCTTGAGGATCGGATCCTGGCCGTTCCACAGCGCCAGGGCGAAACAGAACGTCTGCCGGTCGTCGCAGACTCCGGCCATGCCGTCGTCGTTCCACCGGTACGCCCGGGAGCGCGCGTGGTCGTGCGGGAAGTAGTCCCAGGCGGTGCCGTGCTCGCTGTAGTCCTCCCGGACAGTGCCCCACGCCCGCTCGGCGAGGTAGGGGCCCCAGGCACGCCACGGCTGCTCGCCGGAGTCGGCCTGCGCCAGCCGCTCACGCTCCGCCACGCCGCCGCACACCCCCTATCCGCCCCGGGAACCCCGACATTGTTACTGACAGGTGTTACGAACACTAACGGACCGCGTGCCGAAGTTTGGGCGCTCCGGGGACCGTGCGAGGGTTCCACCCGTGACATGGACCGAGGCCCTGCTGAGCATCGCGGCCGGATTGATCATTTCGGTGGTCACCACCCCGGTCGGCGTCTCCGGCGCGGTGTTCCTGCTCCCGGTCCAGCTCAGCGTGCTCGCGGTACCCAATCCTGCGGTGACGCCGACGAATCTGCTGTTCAACGTCGTCTCCGGCCCGGGTGCCCTGCTGCGGTACGGCCGGCGCGGCGGCCTCGCCGGCCCGCTGACCCGGCTGCTGCTGGTCGGCACCCTGCCGGGCGTGGTCGTCGGCGCGGTGGTGCGGGTCTTCGTCGTGCCCGGCCCGGACGTGTTCCGGCTCATCGTCAGCGTCCTGCTGCTGCCCCTCGGCGTGTGGCTCTGCCTGCGCCCGCCGGTGCCGCAGCCCCGTACCCCCGCGATGTCCCGCCGCGGGATCACCGCGCTGGCGCTGGGCGTCGGGGTGGTCGGCGGCGTCTACGGCATCGGCGGCGGATCCATCATCGGTCCCGTCCTGGCCGGCCGGGGCATGCCGATGGCGGTGGTCGCGCCCGCGGCGCTGGCCACGACCTTCGTCACCTCCGTCGCCGGCGCGGCGGCCTTCGCGGTGCTCGCGCTGACCGGGCGCGGCGACATCGCGCCGGACTGGGGCGTCGGGATCCTGTGCGGGGCCGGCGGGCTCGTCGGCGGCTACCTGGGCGCCCGCCTGCAACCCCGGCTGCCCGAGCGCGCGCTGCGGCTGGTGCTCGGCGGGCTGGCCATCGCGCTGGCCGTGCTCTACACCGGCCAGGCCGTGCTGCGGTCGAGCTGAGGTTCGTCATGAGCCGAGGACCCGGGTCGGTCATCGGCCGGCCTCCCATCCGCGGGTCAGGCGGGCCGCGGGGTACGGCCCGTACCGGCGGTCAGCGGGCGGGTGTCCGACGAGGTACCGCGGGCCGCCGGGATCGTCCTCGATATCGGTGACCACGGCGTGACTGTGGACGGTGAGCTCGACGGGATCGAAGTTCGCGGTCTGCACCGTGACCCGGTCGCCGACCGCAAGGGTGCCCACCGCCCCGGCCTCATGTCGATCTCGCATCGCTCACGCCTCCCTCGATCTCGCGGCCCAACCACTCGCCGCCTCGTGGTGTAGCGTCGCGAGAGCGCACTGTGATCAGTAGCACTCTGGGGTTTTCAGGCGTTTTCAAAAGGTGGTCGGATGGACGACCTGAGAGCGAGACTTCGCGAGGCCAGAGAGGCCGAAGGAAAGAAGGCGTCCGCGGTGGCGGCGCGGGCACACATCAGCGCAGCGCACCTGAGCAACATCGAGGCATGTCGGCGCAGCCTCACCGACACGGTCCTTCTCGCCTATGCCCAGGTGCTCGGGGAGGACTGCATGCAACGTCGAGGTCTGATACTCGGCGCCATCGGTGCGGGAGTGCTGGGGCCCGTCGCCGCGCGCGAGCTGATACGCGGCGGTTTCACAGCGGCCCTGGCGAAGCGCGGCGCCGAAGACGAATGGCGAGCCCAGGTCATCCAATATGGCCGGGACTACATGGAGATCGGCGCGGCGGCGCTCCAGGACCGGCTCGCCACCGACCTCGTGCTGGTTCAGCAGCAGCTCAACTCCCCCGGCATGTGGGCGTCGGCCGCACGGCTGCTCACCACCTACGGCAAGACCACCGGCGACCCGGTCGAGGCCCTGCGCTGGTACCGGATCGCCGCGGCGGCCGCCGACCGGTCCGAAGATCTCGGCGTACGGGTCTGGGTCCGCGGACGCGCCGCGATCGCCCTCGCGTACGAGGGTGCGGCTCTTGCCACGGCGGAGCGGCTCGCCGACCAGGCGATCGGCCTTTCCGACCGGCCGTCACTCGGACGGCTGAACTCGCTGGTCGCCCGCGCCCACGTCGCCGCCGGTCGCGGCGACCACCGTGGGGCCGTGGCCGCGGATTCCGAGGCGAGGCGGGTATTCGATCGGGTCGCGTCGCCCGACGGCGAGATCTCCGACTTCGCGGTTCCGCCGTGGCGCATGGCGACCTTCCGGTCGATGCTGTGGGCCCGGCTCGGCGACGTCCGCCGGGGCGAGCAGGCCCAGGCCGAGGCCGACGGCGGGCGACCGGCGGAGCTGACCCGGTTCGCCACACATATCGAGCTGCACCGCGGCCTGATGTTGGCGCACGCCGGCGACAAATCCGGCGGTCTGGAGTACGCGAGGGCGGCGATGGACGCCCTACCGGCCGAGCGGCGGTCGCAGACGCTGCGGCTGGTGCTCGACGAGGTTGCGCGTGCCGTTGCCTGAGCACAGGTGGGGCGGCTGCGTGACCAGGTTGGTTAGGGTCGCGGCGTGCCTGCATCTGACTATGTGAAGAACCTGCGCGCCAAGGTCGGCCAAGACGTGATCATGTTCCCGACCGTCAGCGCGATCGTCCTCAACGACCGCGGGGAGGTCCTGCTCGGCCAGCGCAGCGACAACCGGCAGTGGTCGGTCATCGCCGGCATGATGGACCCCGGCGAGCAGCCCGCGGACGCGCTGGTGCGCGAGGTTCTCGAGGAGACCGGCGTCGAGGTGAAGATCGAACGCGTGGCCGGCGTCGCCCTGCACCAGGTGGTCTACCCGAACGGCGACCACTGCCACATGGTCAACACCTGGTTCCGCTGCCGCGCGGTCGGCGGCGAGGCGCGGGTCAACGACTCCGAGTCGATCGCGGTGGGCTGGTTCGCGCCCGACGCGCTGCCGGAGATGAGCCCGTTCGCCATGGTCCGGATCCGCACCTCGCTGGAGGAGGACGCCCCGGCCTGGTTCGCCCGGCCCGGCGAGGGCGAGATCGCCGGCCGTCAGCCCTGATCAGGCCAGCCAGCCGGGACGGATCAGGCCCGCCTCGTACGCGTAGACCACGAGCTGGGCCCGGTCCCGGGCACCGAGCTTGACCATCGTGCGGCTGACGTGTGTCTTCGCCGTCGCCGGGCTGATCATGAGGCGGCCCGCGATCTCGTCGTTGGACAGGCCCTCGCCGACCAGGACCATCACCTCGCGTTCGCGCTCGGTGAGCTGCGCCAGCCGCTGCTCGGCCTCCTCCGGCGGCAGCGCGGGACGGCCGCGCCCGCCCGGGGTGGCGAACTCGCCGATGACCCGGCGGGTGACGCTCGGCGACAGCAGGGCGTCACCGGCCGCGACCGCGCGCACGCCGCGCAGCAGCTCGACCGGCTCGGTGTCCTTGACCAGGAAGCCGGATGCGCCGGTGCGCAGCGCCTCGAAGACGTACTCGTCCAGCTCGAACGTGGTGAGGATGACGACCCGGGTGCCGGCCAGCGCCGGATCCGCGGCGATGCGGCGGGTCGCCTCGAGGCCGTCCACGCCGGGCATGCGGATGTCCATCAGCACCACGTCGGGCCGCGTCTGCGCGGCAAGGCGCACCGCCTCGAGGCCGTCGCCCGCCTCCGCGACCACCTCGATGTCGGGCTCGGCGTTGAGCAGCGCCCGGAAGCCGGCCCGGACCAGGACCTGATCGTCGGCGAGCAGGACCGTGATCATGGATTCTCCCCTGTCGCTGTCGGCAGCACCGCCGAGACCAGGTAGCCGCCCTCCGGCGGCGGGCCCGCCGCCAGGGTGCCGCCGAGGCTGGCCGCGCGGGCCCGCATCCCGGCGATGCCGCTACCGCCGCCGCCGTCCGGCGGCTCCTTCGCCGCCGGGCCGTCGTTGCGGATCGACAGGCGCAGCTCGTTCTCCGCGTAGGTGACCGCGACCGTCGCGGCCGCGCCGGCGGCCGCGTGCCGGCGGACGTTGGTCAACGCCTCCTGGACGATCCGGTACGCCGCCCGGTCCACCTCCGCGGGCAGGTCGCGCCGCTCCCCCACGGTCGTCGTGGTCACCGGCAGGCCCGCGTCGGCGGTGAGATCGGTGAGCCGGCCCAGGCCCGGCGCGGGCTGGCGCGGCGCGGCCTCCTCCTCGGGGCGCAGCACGCCGAGCACCGCCCGGACCTCCCGCAGCGCCTCGGAGCTCGCCGTCTTGATCGCCGCGAGGGCCTCGCGGGCCTGCTCGGGGCGGTTGTCCATCAGGTGGAGCCCGACCCCGGCCTGCACGTTGATCAGCGACAGGTGGTGGCCGAGCACGTCGTGCAGCTCGCGGGCGATGCGCAGCCGTTCGTCGGAGGCCTGGCGGCGTTCCTGCTCCTCCCGGGCCCGGGCCCGTTCGGCCCTTGCCTGGGTCATCTCGGCCAGATAGATCGCCCGGGCCCGGGCGGCGCTGCCGAGGAAGACCGTCAGCGCGAGACCCAGGCCGATCAGCACGGCGTCGCGCAGGTCGGGACGGGCCGCGGCCGGCAGCCCGAGCGCACCGGCGCAGAACCAGGTCACGGTCAGGTAGGCCAGGTAGCCCGCCGCGGCGACCACCACCGCGTCCCGGCGCCGGCCCGCCTTGACCGCGCCGAAGAGGGCGATGACGGGTGCGACGGCGTAGCTCCACGACGGCGTCGAGAGTGCGGCGAAGCCGATCGTGGCCGCGCCGCTGACGGCGAGGACGGCGATCGGGGCGCGCCCGCGCCAGGCCAGCGCGAGCGGGCCGATCAGCAGCAGCGCGCACGCGACGACGTCGGCCGGGCGGGACAGGGCGGCCGCCTGCGACCAGTTGCCGAACACGTGGAAGCAGAGCGCCGCGACGACCGCGCCGGGCCAGTGCGGCTGCCGTGGCCGCCGGCCCAGGCCGCCGGAGCGGCCGGACGATCGGAAACGGCCACCGCCCCGTCCCGGCGACCACGCCGGACCGTGCGCGCCGGCGTGCGCCTCGATCTCGTCGGACCCCGCGGTCGGGGCAGCACCGCCGGCCCGGCGGCCGGGTCGATCCGGTCGCCGGGGCGGGTACCGCCGGCCCGGGTTTCGCACGTCTTCGAACCTACGGCACCGCCGTTCGCCCGGGCATCCGCACAACGACGACGAGGCGCTGCGCCCCGGGTGGTACGGGCGTGCCCGGCGTACTCCCCCGGTGGTACCCCGCGGGCGGGCGGCTGCGCCGCGGGCCGCGTACCGGATGCTCCGCCGGGGCGACGCGGCCCGGCGGCGAACCGGCCACGCTGTTAAGCAGATCCCGCCACTCCTGGAGGTCACCGTGCATCCCACCGACGCCACCTGGTCCGGACCGAACCGGCTCCGTACCTCCGACACCGAGCGCGAGCAGGTCGCCGAGATCCTGCGGGCCGCGATGGCCGAGGGCCGGCTCACCCTGGAGGAGGGTGAGGAGCGGCTCGGCCAGGTGTACGCGGCGAAGTTCCGCGACGAACTGGCCCCGCTCACCGCCGATCTGCCGGACAACGGCCGCCGGGCGCTGGCCGAGACGCCGCAGGCCCGGGCCGCGACACGCCGGGGCGTGCGCAGGCACGCCAGTTTCGTCGCCGCCGCGGCCGTCCTGCTGACCGGGCTGTGGCTGCTCTCCGGCGCGCACTTCTTCTGGCCGGCGATTCCGCTCGTGTTCCTGGTCATCGGCCTGATGCGACACATCCGGTACGGCGAATTCCACCATCGCCACTACCACCACCACCGGGTCGCGCCGTGGAACGCGCCGAACTACCGGTGATCATCAACACTCCACAGTAGCCGTGGCGGTCGTTGAACGCCCCTCCCCGCTCTGCGAGAGTTGCCCGGTTTACCCCCGGCCGCTGTCGCGTACGGGGGACCTCGGGGAGGGGTGTCACGATGATGGGTCCGTCGCACGCGCTGTCCGGCGCGGCCGTATGGCTGGCCGGCAGCTGGGCCCTGGACCACTTCGCCGGGTACGAGCAGTCGCCGCTGGCCGTCGCCGTCGGCACGGCCGTCTGCGCGGGCGGCGCGCTGCTGCCGGACCTCGACCTGTCGGGCAAGGTGACCCGCAACCAGGGCGGCGCGACGGTCGCCCGGACCTTCGGCGTGTTCTCCCTGTTCGTGGCCGAGGTGATCGAGAAGATCTCGCTGGGTGTCTACACGGCGACCAAGCTCAGCAAGGACCCGCGCCGCAACAACGGGCACCGCACGTTCACGCACACGCTGCCGTTCGCGGGGCTGGTCGGCTGGGGCACCACGACGCTGTGCGCGAACTACGGCCGATGGGCCGTGGTCGCCGTCGTCTTCCTCATGGCCGGCCTGGCGCTGCGCGGGCTGTTCGACGAGTGGGCGGAGCGGGCCGGCTGGCTGATCGTGACGCTGGCGTCGGGTGCGATCGCGTGGTTCACCGCGGCGCACCTGCCGGGCGACCGCGGCTACCCGATGCTGGGGTTCGCGGTGGGGGTCGGCTGCGTCGTACACCTGCTCGGCGACATGATCACCAAGAACGGCGTGCCGATCCTGTGGCCCATTCCGATCGGCCGCCGGATGTGGCGGATGGTCGGCATCCCGAACGGGATGGCGGTCAAGGTCGGCGGCAAGGGCGAGGTGCTCGTGCTGCGCACGGTGTTCACCCTGGTGGCACTGCTGTCGATCTTCGGGATGTTCGCGCCGCACCTGCTGAACCAGCTCGACCTGGACACCTGGGCCGACGGCTGAGCTCCAGGCGCTCAGCCGGTGGTGGTGTGTGACGGGACGCCGCCCGCGCAGGTGACAGTCATCCGCACCCGCTCGTTGCCGTGCCGGAACACCGCGACCGCCGCGCTCGCCGGCCCCGCCTCGACCTCGTCCACCTTGTAGGGCTTGGTGGCCGTCCAGGACAGCAGCTGGGCGGTGCCGGCGGCCTGGCAGACGGCGCGCACCGAACCGCCCTCCGACGTGAGCGTGCGTTCCTGCGGCGCCGGCGTCGTGGCCTCGGGCTCCGGGCTGGGCGTCGCGCCGGTCGTCGCGGCCGCCGGAGCCGTCGTCGTCAGCGTGGGTATGCCGTTCGCCGGGTTCTGTGCGGCCGGCGCGACCGTGCCGGGTGCGACCGCGCCGGGCGTGGCCGCGCCGGGGGTCGCCGCGCCGGGGGTGGCCGGCGCCTTCCCCCCGCTCGTGGCCGACGGCGCCGCCGCGGCCGGGACCGACCGGCCGGCGGCGGGCGCACCGGCGGCGGATTCGGGCGCCGCCCGGTCGTCGCCGGCGACCAGCCACCAGAGCCCGGCGGCGACCGCCGCGAGCAGCACGAACGCGAAAGGCAGGACACCCCGGCGGCGGTGCACCGGCTTGCGGACCTCGCCGGCGTCCGGCGGGGCCGGCGGGGCCGTCACGGCGGGCTCCGGGGGCTCCGAGGGCTCCGCTTTCGGGCGGATCAGGACCGAAGGGTCGTCGTCCTCCTGCCACGGTCCCGCCTGCGGCTGCGGGGGGATGTCGTCGACGACGCGCAGCCCCGCGCCCTGTGCCAGCAGCGCCGCGGCCTCGCGGGCGCTCGGCCGTTCGGTGGGGTCCTTGACCAGGCACCGGTTGCACAGCGCGATGATGTAGCCAGGCACACCGGGCTGCGGCGTCAGCGGCTCCGGATCGATGTAGATGTGCGCGGTCAGCATCTGCGTCGTGGTGTCGGCGCTCCACGGCGAGTGCCCCGAGAGCATCCGGTACAGCAGCACGCCGAGCGCGTAGACGTCCGAGGCCGGTTCGACCGCGTCGTCGATCAGCCGCTCGGGCGCGAGGTAGGCCGGCGTGCCGAGCACCTCGAAGTCCGGGTCGCCGGTGCCGCCGGGATCGATGGCGGCGGCGATGCCGAAGTCCACCACCTTGGCGCCGGTCGGCGTGACCATGACGTTGGCCGGCTTGATGTCGCGGTGCACCAGCCCGTCGGCGTGCGCCGTGGCCAGCGCCGCCGCGACCTCGGCGGCCACCCGCATCGCGAACCGCGGCGGCAGCTCACCGGCCGTCATCCGCTCCTGGAGGGTCCCGCCGCGGACGAGCTCCATGACCACGTACGGCACCTGGCCGAAGTAGGCGTCGGCCTCGCCGTAGTCGTGGACCTGGGCGATGTTGGGGTGCGACAGCGCGGCGGCGGCCCGGGCCTCTTCATGGATCCGCCGCCTGGAGTCGGGGTCGCCGGCATGCCGGGCGTTCAGCAGCTTGACCGCGACCTCCCGGCCCAGCACCTGGTCATGGGCCCGCCACACGACCGCCATGCCGCCGGCGCCGAGCTGATCCCGCAGCACGTACCGGCCGCCGAGTACAGGAGTCGCATCCATCCGCGCCAGTCTGCCGGTATCGACCCCGGTGCGCACCCCCTGGGCGCCTGCCAGTCACATCGCGTCGGCGTAGCACTCCACGATCGACACGTCCAGGGGGAAGCGGACCGAGGTCGCGCCGAACAGCAGCTCGCCCGCGCGCGCCGCGCTCTCCCGGACCGCCTGCGCCACCCCCTCCGCCTCCTGCTCCGGGCAGTGCACCCCCACCTCGTCGTGCACGAACAGCACCAGCTCCGCCCGGGTGCCCCGCAGCGCCGTCCGCAGCGTCGCGAGCAGGACCAGCGCCCACTCCGCCGCCGTCGCCTGGATCACGAAGTTGCGGGTGAAGCGGCCCCGGGCCCGGCCCGGCGCACCGCCCTGCGGCTCCCCCGATCCGGACTCCTCGGGCGGGTCGAGGCCCGCGTCGCGCCAGGCCGTCGACGCCGGCGGGCAGGTGCGGCCCAGCCACGAGCGCACCAGCCCACCGGCCTCGCCGGTCCGGGCCGCCGCCTCCACGTACTCGAAGGCGGTCGGGTAGCTCTGCCGCAGCACCGCCAGCGCCGGGATCGCGGCGCCGCCGGTCTGCCCGTACATCGCGCCGAGCAGGGCGACCTTGGCCTTGGCCCGGTCGCCGCCGAACGAGTCGGTCGCCAGCGCCGCGTAGAGGTCCCCGGCGGCGCCGGCGCGGGCCAGCCGGGCGTCGCCCGAGACCGCGGCCAGCACGCGTGGCTCGAGCTGGCCCGCGTCCGCGATCACGAAGCGCCAGCCCGGGTCGGCCACCACCGCCCGGCGGACCACCTTCGGCACCTGGAGGGCGCCGCCGCCGCGGGTGGCCCAGCGGCCCGAGACCACGCCGCCGGGCACATACTCCGGGCGGAAGCGGCCCTCGCTGACCCAGGCGTCGCGCCAGGCCCAGCCGTGCGCCGTCCAGATGCGGTAGAGCTCCTTGTATTCCAGCAGGGGCTTGACGGCGGGGTGCTCGACGTTGCGCAGGACCCAGGCGCGGGTGTTGGGCACGTCGATGCCCGCGCGGGCGAACGCGCGCAGCACCTCGGCCGGCGAGTCGGGGTGCAGGCCGTGCATGCCGAACGCCGCGTTGACCTCGCCGGCCAGCTCGGCCAGCCGGCGCGGCGGGCCGACCGGCTGCGGCGGGCCAAGCAGCTCGCGCAGCAGCCGGTCGTGGATCTCCGCGCTCCAGGGCAGCCCGGCGTGGCCCATCTCGGCGCCGACCAGGGCGCCGGCGGACTCGGCGGCCACCAGCAGGCCGAACCGCCCCGGGCTGCCGGTGGCGCGGATGCGCGCGTGCTGGTCGGCGAAGACCCCGGACAGCGCCTCGAGGACCACCGAGCCGGAGGCCGTCGGCGGGCCGGTCATGGCCTCGAAGAGCGCGGCCTGCGCGAAGCCCGGCGGGTCCGGCTGGCGCGGCGGCGGGTCGGCCGGCACCGGGGCGCCGGTCAGCCGGGCCCAGGCGGCGGGCAGGGCGCGCGGCTCGCCCCAGCGGCCCGCGTGGCCGAGCAGCAGCGCCTCGGTCAGCTCGATGTCGTGGCAGCGGCCGACCCGCACGCCGCCGCGCAGCAGCGCCGGGTAGCCCTCGGTCGTCGCCGCCCAGATCCAGCGGGGCTGCTCGGCGGCCTCGCGGGCCGCGATGGCCGCCGGGAGATCGGGGACGCGCTGCGGCTCCCCGGCCGGGCGCCCGTCGGGCAGCAGCTCCTGCCAGCGGCCGGAGCCGTGCCAGCTACCGTCGTCGGACACCACAGCTACCAGCACGAGGTCATTCTGCCGCCCGGGTACGACACTCAGCGGCCGAGCAGGCCTTCCAGCAGCTCCAGCGACTTCTCGATGTCGATCCGCGGGTCGAGCAGCCACTGCGTCTGCAACCCGTCGGAGGCGGCGATGATCAGCGCGGCGGCGGCCTCCGGTGCGATGTCCGGGCGGATCCGGCCCGCGGCCTGCTCCGCCTCCACGCGCTCGGCGAGGAACCGGCGCAGCAGCGCGAACCGCTCGCCGAAGAACGCCCGGGACAGCTCGTTACCCTCCTCCAGCGCGCCGGCCACCAGCGTCGAATACAGCTGCACCAGGCCCGGGACGCCGTGATTGCGGCGCGCGGCGTGGGTCATGATGCCGACCACCGAGACGCCCGCGGGCGGCCGGTCCTCGACGATCGAGCGCTCTTCCGCGGCCCGGTACACCTCGATCAGCAGCTCCTCGCGCGACGAGAAGTAGTGCTTGAGCGCCGCGTGCGACACCCCGATCGCCTCTCCGATCGCCCGCAGGGACGTGCCCTCGGCGCCCCGCTCGGCGAAGACCTCGATCGCGCGGTCGAGGATCTCGCGCCGCCGGCGGACACCCTTTTCGTACGCGCCGCGGCGGGGCGGCGTCCCCTGGGCGTCATCCATCGGCCCATCCTAGGGTCGCCAAAACTTCCGCGCGGAGGTTTTCGTTGTTACGGTGCTGTGATGACACTCGATATCCCGGCCCTGCTCGCCGCGCTCAGCCTCGAGGAGAAGGCCGAGCTGCTCGACGGCGCCGACTTCTGGCGCACGCAGCCCGTCGAGCGCCTCGGCGTTCCCGGCGTCATGATGACCGACGGACCGCACGGCCTGCGCAAGCCGGCGGGCGGATCGGATCATGTCGGCCTCGACGACAGCGTCCCGGCGACCTGCTTCCCGCCGGCCGCCGGCCTCGCGTCCACCTGGAACACCGGCCTGCTCACCCGCGTCGGCGAGGCGCTCGGCCGCGAATGCCGGGCCAACGGGGTCGCCGTGCTGCTCGGGCCCGGCGTCAACATGAAGCGCTCGCCGCTGTGCGGGCGCAACTTCGAGTACTTCTCTGAGGACCCCCTGCTGGCCGGCGAGCTCGGCGCCGCGCTGGTCAACGGGCTGCAGAGCCAGGGCGTCGGCGCGTCGGTCAAGCACTTCGCCGCGAACAACCAGGAGACCGACCGGATGACGGTCTCCGCCGACGTCGACGAGCGCACCCTGCGCGAGATCTACCTGCCCGCCTTCGAGCGGGTGGTCACCCAGGCGCGGCCCTGGACGGTGATGTCCTCCTACAACAGGATCAATGGCCGGTACGCGAGCGAGCACCGCTGGCTGCTCACCGAGGTGCTGCGCGACGAGTGGGGCTACGAGGGCCTGGTCATGTCCGACTGGGGCGCGGTCAACCGCCGCGACCACGCGGTCGCCGCCGGCCTCGACCTCGAGATGCCCTCCTCCGGCGGGGCCGGCACCCGGGTCGTCCTGGAAGCGGTCAAGGCCGGGACGCTGAGCGAGGCCGACCTCGACCTCGCCGTCACCCGCGTCCTGACGCTGGTCGACAGGTCGCTCCGGGCGGCGGGGCCGGCGGACACCTTCGACGCCGCCGCGCACCACGCGCTCGCCCGCGAGGCCGCCGCCGCCAGCGCGGTGCTGCTCAAGAACGAGGGCGGCGTCCTACCCCTCGACCCGCGCTCCGGCGGCACCATCGCGGTCATCGGCGAGTTCGCCCGCACCCCGCGCTTCCAGGGCGCCGGCTCCTCGCAGGTCAACCCGACCCGGCTCGACAGCGCGCTGGACGCGCTGCGCGAGTCGCTCGGCGGCGGCCGCGAGGTCACCTTCGCACCCGGCTTCGCCGTCGAGTCCGGCGCCGCCGACCCCGCGCTCGTCGACGAGGCCGTCCGGGCCGCCGCCGGCGCCGAGGTCGTTGTGCTGTTCCTCGGGCTGCCGCCGTCGTACGAGTCCGAGGGTTTCGACCGCGCGCACATGGACCTGCCGGCGCACCAGATCGACCTGCTGCACGCCGTCGCGGACGCCAACCCCCGCGTGGTCGTCGTGCTCTCCAACGGCTCGGTCGTCAGCGTCGCGCCCTGGCAGGACCGCGCGCAGGCCGTCCTCGAGGGCTGGCTGCTGGGCCAGGCCGGCGGCGCCGCGACGGCGGACCTGCTGCTCGGCGCCGCCGAGCCCGCGGGCCGGCTCGCCGAGACGGTACCGGTGCGCTTCGAGGACAACCCCACGATCGGCGCGTTCCCCGGCGAGCTCGGCCACGTCCGGTACGGCGAGGGCCTGCTGATCGGCTACCGCTGGTACGACGCGCACCGGCTGCCGGTCGCGTACCCGTTCGGCCACGGCCTGTCCTACACGTCGTTCTCCTACGGCGACCTCGCGATCGCCGTGACCGCCGACGGTGAGCGGCCGAGCGTCGAGGTGACGCTGACGGTCACCAACACCGGCGCGCGGGCCGGCCGCGAGACCGTGCAGCTCTACGTCACCGACCCGCAGGCGAGCGTCTACCGACCGGAGCAGGAGCTGCGGGCGTTCGCCCAGGTCAGCCTCGAACCCGGCGAGAGCCGGCCGGTGACCCTCACCCTCGGCGCCCGGGAGTTCGCGTTCTGGCACGAGACCGCCCGCCGCTGGGTCGTGGAGGGCGGCACGTTCGGTATCCGCGTCGGGGCGTCCTCACGCGACATCCGCCTCGAGGGCACCGTCGAGCTCGCCGGCGAAGACTTCGCCGCGCCGCTGACCGCCGAGTCGACGGTGGATGCCTGGCTGGGCCACCCGCTCGCCGGTCCGTGGCTGCGCGAGCGGCTGGGCGAGGGTGGCTTCGCCGACATGCTCGCCGACGGTGCGCCGCACGGCCAGATGATGCGGGCGATCCCGCTGCGGCGGATGTCGCGGTTCCCGGGCTTCCCGGTCGACGAGCAGGCCGTCGAGGCCGAGGTGCCGCGGTTCGCCGCCCGATGAACGCCGCCGTCACCGCCGGGCCGCAACGGCCCGGCGGTGACGGTACTCAGCAGCCCGAGCGCTTGTGACGGGGCAAGGCGTAGGTCTTCGTACGCTTCGACTTGACCTCGGTCACGCGTACCCGGGTGAACACCTTGCGGCAGTCCGAGGAGCGGACCCGGGTGAACTTCAGCTTCACCTTGGTGTGCTTGTAGTTCGCGGCGGCGCAGTCCGGGATGCAGGTGTTCACGTTCTGCACGCCGGT belongs to Amorphoplanes digitatis and includes:
- a CDS encoding sensor histidine kinase, producing MRNPGRRYPPRRPDRPGRRAGGAAPTAGSDEIEAHAGAHGPAWSPGRGGGRFRSSGRSGGLGRRPRQPHWPGAVVAALCFHVFGNWSQAAALSRPADVVACALLLIGPLALAWRGRAPIAVLAVSGAATIGFAALSTPSWSYAVAPVIALFGAVKAGRRRDAVVVAAAGYLAYLTVTWFCAGALGLPAAARPDLRDAVLIGLGLALTVFLGSAARARAIYLAEMTQARAERARAREEQERRQASDERLRIARELHDVLGHHLSLINVQAGVGLHLMDNRPEQAREALAAIKTASSEALREVRAVLGVLRPEEEAAPRQPAPGLGRLTDLTADAGLPVTTTTVGERRDLPAEVDRAAYRIVQEALTNVRRHAAAGAAATVAVTYAENELRLSIRNDGPAAKEPPDGGGGSGIAGMRARAASLGGTLAAGPPPEGGYLVSAVLPTATGENP
- a CDS encoding metal-dependent hydrolase — translated: MMGPSHALSGAAVWLAGSWALDHFAGYEQSPLAVAVGTAVCAGGALLPDLDLSGKVTRNQGGATVARTFGVFSLFVAEVIEKISLGVYTATKLSKDPRRNNGHRTFTHTLPFAGLVGWGTTTLCANYGRWAVVAVVFLMAGLALRGLFDEWAERAGWLIVTLASGAIAWFTAAHLPGDRGYPMLGFAVGVGCVVHLLGDMITKNGVPILWPIPIGRRMWRMVGIPNGMAVKVGGKGEVLVLRTVFTLVALLSIFGMFAPHLLNQLDLDTWADG
- a CDS encoding helix-turn-helix domain-containing protein, with translation MDDLRARLREAREAEGKKASAVAARAHISAAHLSNIEACRRSLTDTVLLAYAQVLGEDCMQRRGLILGAIGAGVLGPVAARELIRGGFTAALAKRGAEDEWRAQVIQYGRDYMEIGAAALQDRLATDLVLVQQQLNSPGMWASAARLLTTYGKTTGDPVEALRWYRIAAAAADRSEDLGVRVWVRGRAAIALAYEGAALATAERLADQAIGLSDRPSLGRLNSLVARAHVAAGRGDHRGAVAADSEARRVFDRVASPDGEISDFAVPPWRMATFRSMLWARLGDVRRGEQAQAEADGGRPAELTRFATHIELHRGLMLAHAGDKSGGLEYARAAMDALPAERRSQTLRLVLDEVARAVA
- a CDS encoding NUDIX hydrolase, producing MPASDYVKNLRAKVGQDVIMFPTVSAIVLNDRGEVLLGQRSDNRQWSVIAGMMDPGEQPADALVREVLEETGVEVKIERVAGVALHQVVYPNGDHCHMVNTWFRCRAVGGEARVNDSESIAVGWFAPDALPEMSPFAMVRIRTSLEEDAPAWFARPGEGEIAGRQP
- a CDS encoding DUF1707 SHOCT-like domain-containing protein, whose protein sequence is MHPTDATWSGPNRLRTSDTEREQVAEILRAAMAEGRLTLEEGEERLGQVYAAKFRDELAPLTADLPDNGRRALAETPQARAATRRGVRRHASFVAAAAVLLTGLWLLSGAHFFWPAIPLVFLVIGLMRHIRYGEFHHRHYHHHRVAPWNAPNYR
- a CDS encoding sulfite exporter TauE/SafE family protein, with amino-acid sequence MTWTEALLSIAAGLIISVVTTPVGVSGAVFLLPVQLSVLAVPNPAVTPTNLLFNVVSGPGALLRYGRRGGLAGPLTRLLLVGTLPGVVVGAVVRVFVVPGPDVFRLIVSVLLLPLGVWLCLRPPVPQPRTPAMSRRGITALALGVGVVGGVYGIGGGSIIGPVLAGRGMPMAVVAPAALATTFVTSVAGAAAFAVLALTGRGDIAPDWGVGILCGAGGLVGGYLGARLQPRLPERALRLVLGGLAIALAVLYTGQAVLRSS
- a CDS encoding response regulator, which translates into the protein MITVLLADDQVLVRAGFRALLNAEPDIEVVAEAGDGLEAVRLAAQTRPDVVLMDIRMPGVDGLEATRRIAADPALAGTRVVILTTFELDEYVFEALRTGASGFLVKDTEPVELLRGVRAVAAGDALLSPSVTRRVIGEFATPGGRGRPALPPEEAEQRLAQLTEREREVMVLVGEGLSNDEIAGRLMISPATAKTHVSRTMVKLGARDRAQLVVYAYEAGLIRPGWLA